Proteins co-encoded in one Clarias gariepinus isolate MV-2021 ecotype Netherlands chromosome 13, CGAR_prim_01v2, whole genome shotgun sequence genomic window:
- the samd8 gene encoding sphingomyelin synthase-related protein 1, which translates to MVTCDGVESWSIKKVALWLREQGFSEYVELLCVKHRVDGAALLCLTEHDLRSPPLQLSRLGDIKRLALALRRLQRRHTRSRASLSDSGTGSLFLLHTSGSKRCSWNDSTDQNVSQSNGISMAVSGGHRHGYSNGKCKKDDDCLDPEGWKTAVSSVYVMLVFGITSFVMVLVHERVPDMRTYPPLPDIFLDSVPRIPWAFAMAEACALILCYILLLILLLHKYRSILFRRFCSLTGTVFLLRCVTMFVTSLSVPGHHLQCSGKMYGDIWSKLLRSLEIWSGFGMSLTGVHTCGDYMFSGHTVILTMLNFFVTEYTPRNWHILHTLAWVLNLFGIFFILAAHEHYSIDVFIAFYITTRLFLYYHTLANTRAYQHSRRARIWFPMFSFFECNINGPIPNEYCWPFSRPAFIKTVIG; encoded by the exons ATGGTGACGTGTGATGGAGTTGAGAGCTGGAGCATTAAGAAGGTGGCGCTCTGGCTCAGGGAGCAAGGCTTCAGCGAATACGTGGAGCTTCTATGCGTTAAGCACCGCGTGGATGGAGCCGCTTTGTTGTGTTTAACAGAACATGACCTGCGATCGCCGCCGCTGCAGCTCTCGCGCCTCGGAGACATCAAGAGGCTCGCACTCGCCCTGCGACGGCTTCAAAGGCGGCACACACGCTCACGCGCGTCGCTCAGTGACTCCGGGACAGGCAGTTTGTTTCTCTTACATACCTCAGGATCAAAACGCTGCTCGTGGAACGACAGCACGGACCAAAACGTCTCACAGAGTAATGGTATCAGTATGGCGGTGTCGGGGGGGCATCGCCACGGTTACTCAAACGGGAAGTGTAAGAAGGACGACGACTGTCTGGATCCTGAGGGATGGAAGACAGCAGTGAGCTCTGTCTATGTGATGCTGGTGTTTGGCATCACCTCCTTTGTCATGGTCCTGGTGCACGAGAGGGTGCCTGACATGCGCACATACCCACCTCTGCCCGATATATTCCTCGACAG TGTTCCTAGAATTCCCTGGGCTTTTGCTATGGCTGAAGCCTGTGCTCTTATCCTGTGTTACATATTACTCCTAATACTGCTGCTGCACAAATACAG atctaTTCTCTTTCGCAGATTCTGTAGTTTAACAGGAACTGTGTTCCTGCTTCGCTGTGTCACTATGTTCGTCACCTCCCTGTCTGTCCCAGGACATCATCTGCAGTGCTCAGGAAAG atgtatgGTGATATCTGGTCGAAGCTCTTGCGATCATTAGAGATTTGGAGTGGCTTTGGCATGTCCCTGACCGGGGTACACACATGTGGGGATTACATGTTCAGTGGACACACAGTGATTCTCACCATGCTAAACTTCTTTGTCACAGAGT ACACTCCACGTAACTGGCACATTTTGCACACTTTGGCATGGGTGCTGAACTTGTTTGGGATCTTCTTCATCCTGGCTGCTCACGAGCACTACTCCATCGATGTTTTCATCGCCTTCTACATCACCACCCGGTTGTTCCTGTACTACCACACTCTGGCCAACACACGGGCGTATCAGCACAGTCGCCGAGCTCGCATCTGGTTTCCAATGTTCTCCTTCTTTGAGTGCAATATCAACGGCCCCATCCCCAACGAGTACTGCTGGCCCTTCTCCAGGCCCGCCTTCATAAAAACAGTTATTGGCTAA